The window CAGGAGTTCAGCTCCCGAGAGGAACTGCTCTCTGACAAGGAGAAAGACAAGAGCAGAATTTCCTTGGATGACCTGACTCCCAGCGGGTCTCTAAGAAAAGACTACCACAAATCAGCAGATAGTTTTCCTTTAAAGCCAAGAAAATCTACAGAAACAGCTGAAGGCTATGAGTCCCCTATCAAAGATGAGTATAGGAGAAGTTACAATGCTATGTTGTCTCAGCCTTTATttgaaaagcaagagagagaaattcaAGTATCTATGAACCATATTGCTACTGGAAGTAAATACAATATTCAGGAACAAATATACCCCACACCTTCGGCCCCTGAAAAAGAGCTGCTGGACTGCAGACCTACTGATTGTATGATGTCTCGTTCAGTTGATCACCTTGAAAGACCTACGTCTTTCCCTCGACCAGGTCAGTTAATCTGCTGCAATTCTGTTGACCAAGTCAATGACAGTGTTTACAGAAAAGTTTTGCCCGCATTGGTCATCCCAGGTCATTACATGAAATTGCCGGGAGAACACCCTTTCGTTAGCCAGCCACTGGTTGTCCCAGCTGACCAGCAGATTGATATAGAAAGACTGCAGGCTGAGCTTCCTAACCCTCATGCACGGCTtttcccacaccccccccaacagCTGCAGCCCCAACAGTTAGCATCCCAAGCAATATCTCAGCAACATTTGCAAGATGCAGGTGCAGCTGAGTGGAGTCAACAAAACGCTTCCATGTCTGAATCTATTTCCATTCCTGCCTCACTTAATGATGCATCCCTGGCTCAAATGAATAGCGAAGTGCAGCTTCTTACAGAAAAGGCTTTGATGGAATTAGGAGGTGGAAAGCCACTGCCTCACCCTCGAGCATGGTTTGTTTCTCTAGATGGACGTTCAAATGCTCACGTTAGACATTCATACATTGATCTCCAAAGAGCTGGTAGGAATGGGAGTAACGATGCCAGTTTGGACTCTGGTGTTGACATGAATGAACCAAAATCTGCCCGAAAGGGAAGAGGAGATCATCTGTCTGTGCCACAGAGTCACCCACCAGTGCAGGAACACCAGCAGAGAGAGCGGAAGGTTTCAGATAGCACAGCTTACACACAACTTGTGTACTTGGATGATATGGACCAAAGTGGCAGCGAGTGTGGAACAGCAGTTTGTAGCCCTGAGGACAATGCTATACGATGCCTACTAGAAGGCACTAGTAAGAGAAGTGGTGTGCAGCTGCCCAGCCTGCAGGAGGAAACAAGAACTGTGGATACCAAACCAGAGCCATTAACTAGTCCTGAACACGGAACATCAGTTCAAgatgatgaggaggatgaggaggacgaGGAAGACGACCAAGGCGAAGATAAGAAGAGTCCTTGGCAGAAACGAGAGGAAAGACCACTAATGACTTTCAATCTAAAGTGAGCTATTGTGAAAATCCACCATTCAGTGGAGTATAAAATTGCCAAATATTCTTTCTGTGGaagtgcttgattttttttttttcttttttttttgttgtggagagaaaagagaaaaacaaactgtgGTGAGCAACATTTGAAAGAACTTAAATGCATTACTGTGTAAATgttagaaaagaattaaaatcatTCCTCTGATTTAACAGCTGCCTCAAGTGAGATAGCTGAACAAAGAGTGTGGTTGTTATTCCATATACTTGATATTGGTCATCCAGGATGTTGAAAATACTGACaaattgttttggttggtttaTGACCTCAATCTCCTTATGAATGGGAGCTggtaaagcttttgttttgtagGCCAATTTTATGTTGATAATGCTACTGAAAGTATCTTAAAAACAAGAGTTTGACACGTGGTGTCCAAAATTGTGCATTATCTCAATGAAAGGCTATGCATTGCTGCTTTTAGTAATATTTTGCTTATACTAtgcttttcttaattttacaAGTTGGTTGTAAACATTTTATGTCCTTTATTATAAACTActcagcaatttattttaatgtaaaactgCAGGAAACTTGAGTAGCATCCCTTAGCATTGAAGCCTTTTTATGAAACCAAACTGAACTTTGTGTCGACTAAGATTCCTCCAATTCTGGTCCCATTTACTCAAAGTGCCTTTTTTACAGTAACAATGAACAGTCCCTTCTTTTGCTAACTCCTTTTAATTGACCCCATTTGGGATTT of the Larus michahellis chromosome 2, bLarMic1.1, whole genome shotgun sequence genome contains:
- the FAM171A1 gene encoding protein FAM171A1 isoform X3 is translated as MVYDDVVQIVSGFQGARTQPQVHFQRRSVKLPENTSYSDLTAYLTAASSPWEVDSFPYLQGLDGNGTGNSTRYDLTPVTAVSVHLLSSDGTPVPVNGPIYVTVPLPTNSNLKHNAHVPAWRFDQKFGTWLKSSLGLVQQEGNQLTWTYIAPQLGYWVAAMSPTIPGPVVTHDITSYHTMFLLAILGGMALILLVLLCLLLYYCRRKCLRPRQHHKKLQLSTALDTSKKDQATSMSHINLIFSRRESEFPGGLSVASNGHTENSGAKELISAVHMEMVSPSGEADMHTPMLKHSFSTSQEFSSREELLSDKEKDKSRISLDDLTPSGSLRKDYHKSADSFPLKPRKSTETAEGYESPIKDEYRRSYNAMLSQPLFEKQEREIQVSMNHIATGSKYNIQEQIYPTPSAPEKELLDCRPTDCMMSRSVDHLERPTSFPRPGQLICCNSVDQVNDSVYRKVLPALVIPGHYMKLPGEHPFVSQPLVVPADQQIDIERLQAELPNPHARLFPHPPQQLQPQQLASQAISQQHLQDAGAAEWSQQNASMSESISIPASLNDASLAQMNSEVQLLTEKALMELGGGKPLPHPRAWFVSLDGRSNAHVRHSYIDLQRAGRNGSNDASLDSGVDMNEPKSARKGRGDHLSVPQSHPPVQEHQQRERKVSDSTAYTQLVYLDDMDQSGSECGTAVCSPEDNAIRCLLEGTSKRSGVQLPSLQEETRTVDTKPEPLTSPEHGTSVQDDEEDEEDEEDDQGEDKKSPWQKREERPLMTFNLK
- the FAM171A1 gene encoding protein FAM171A1 isoform X1; its protein translation is MSRSAALLLCLLGCNVWKAVTKTLGAPEAAQEVTLKVHVSDASTHQPVTEAFIEIFTNQISIASGTSGADGTAFLKFQYKLGNQLIVTASKHAYVPNSAPWKPVRLPVFSSLSLGLLPERSATLMVYDDVVQIVSGFQGARTQPQVHFQRRSVKLPENTSYSDLTAYLTAASSPWEVDSFPYLQGLDGNGTGNSTRYDLTPVTAVSVHLLSSDGTPVPVNGPIYVTVPLPTNSNLKHNAHVPAWRFDQKFGTWLKSSLGLVQQEGNQLTWTYIAPQLGYWVAAMSPTIPGPVVTHDITSYHTMFLLAILGGMALILLVLLCLLLYYCRRKCLRPRQHHKKLQLSTALDTSKKDQATSMSHINLIFSRRESEFPGGLSVASNGHTENSGAKELISAVHMEMVSPSGEADMHTPMLKHSFSTSQEFSSREELLSDKEKDKSRISLDDLTPSGSLRKDYHKSADSFPLKPRKSTETAEGYESPIKDEYRRSYNAMLSQPLFEKQEREIQVSMNHIATGSKYNIQEQIYPTPSAPEKELLDCRPTDCMMSRSVDHLERPTSFPRPGQLICCNSVDQVNDSVYRKVLPALVIPGHYMKLPGEHPFVSQPLVVPADQQIDIERLQAELPNPHARLFPHPPQQLQPQQLASQAISQQHLQDAGAAEWSQQNASMSESISIPASLNDASLAQMNSEVQLLTEKALMELGGGKPLPHPRAWFVSLDGRSNAHVRHSYIDLQRAGRNGSNDASLDSGVDMNEPKSARKGRGDHLSVPQSHPPVQEHQQRERKVSDSTAYTQLVYLDDMDQSGSECGTAVCSPEDNAIRCLLEGTSKRSGVQLPSLQEETRTVDTKPEPLTSPEHGTSVQDDEEDEEDEEDDQGEDKKSPWQKREERPLMTFNLK
- the FAM171A1 gene encoding protein FAM171A1 isoform X2, which gives rise to MSRSAALLLCLLGCNVWKAVTKTLGAPEAAQEVTLKVHVSDASTHQPVTEAFIEIFTNQISIASGTSGADGTAFLKFQYKLGNQLIVTASKHAYVPNSAPWKPVRLPVFSSLSLGLLPERSATLMVYDDVVQIVSGFQGARTQPQVHFQRRSVKLPENTSYSDLTAYLTAASSPWEVDSFPYLQGLDGNGTGNSTRYDLTPVTAVSVHLLSSDGTPVPVNGPIYVTVPLPTNSNLKHNAHVPAWRFDQKFGTWLKSSLGLVQQEGNQLTWTYIAPQLGYWVAAMSPTIPGGMALILLVLLCLLLYYCRRKCLRPRQHHKKLQLSTALDTSKKDQATSMSHINLIFSRRESEFPGGLSVASNGHTENSGAKELISAVHMEMVSPSGEADMHTPMLKHSFSTSQEFSSREELLSDKEKDKSRISLDDLTPSGSLRKDYHKSADSFPLKPRKSTETAEGYESPIKDEYRRSYNAMLSQPLFEKQEREIQVSMNHIATGSKYNIQEQIYPTPSAPEKELLDCRPTDCMMSRSVDHLERPTSFPRPGQLICCNSVDQVNDSVYRKVLPALVIPGHYMKLPGEHPFVSQPLVVPADQQIDIERLQAELPNPHARLFPHPPQQLQPQQLASQAISQQHLQDAGAAEWSQQNASMSESISIPASLNDASLAQMNSEVQLLTEKALMELGGGKPLPHPRAWFVSLDGRSNAHVRHSYIDLQRAGRNGSNDASLDSGVDMNEPKSARKGRGDHLSVPQSHPPVQEHQQRERKVSDSTAYTQLVYLDDMDQSGSECGTAVCSPEDNAIRCLLEGTSKRSGVQLPSLQEETRTVDTKPEPLTSPEHGTSVQDDEEDEEDEEDDQGEDKKSPWQKREERPLMTFNLK